In Romboutsia lituseburensis, a genomic segment contains:
- a CDS encoding SEC-C metal-binding domain-containing protein, translating to MSLYTEWRNLSDNHESQESEIKFWEDYLKVEAGIYNELLNKKQEIIEGKVSDLAASYNASVEYFMGFIDGISESLKEEITLETIEADSTIKLDIDWEKLYYNMVAVEAHWLYNLQGWAEILPEAKRKELQKSYKTSKTVVKEDRVGRNDACPCGSGKKYKKCCGK from the coding sequence ATGAGTTTATACACTGAATGGAGAAACTTAAGTGATAACCACGAAAGCCAAGAATCAGAAATAAAGTTCTGGGAAGATTATTTAAAAGTTGAAGCTGGTATATACAACGAACTTTTAAACAAAAAGCAAGAAATTATAGAAGGAAAAGTTAGCGATTTAGCAGCTAGCTATAACGCATCTGTTGAATACTTCATGGGATTCATAGATGGAATAAGTGAAAGTTTAAAAGAGGAGATAACTTTAGAAACTATAGAAGCTGACAGTACTATAAAGTTAGACATAGATTGGGAAAAATTATACTACAACATGGTAGCTGTAGAAGCTCACTGGTTATACAACTTACAAGGATGGGCTGAAATATTACCAGAAGCTAAGAGAAAAGAATTACAAAAATCTTACAAAACTTCTAAGACAGTAGTTAAAGAAGATAGAGTTGGAAGAAATGATGCTTGCCCATGTGGAAGTGGAAAAAAATATAAGAAGTGTTGTGGAAAGTAA
- a CDS encoding UPF0489 family protein, with protein sequence MEKYTGFYIEKPTGNNIFSYEERENKKIYVPKLIEADLSAVVVGDEIVFNEIDEDVEIKAKGLKNIVKYNINNKDVYIFDNHNHAFYFWLKSLSKKSFNKGCKLVHVDQHKDMREPENYDVDILNIDDVFRYTNEVLNVGNFIKPALKHNVFSEVIIIDSSYGFDLDIDGEYVLDIDLDIFSKDMDYIAYETKISKIKDLIKNTKVITIASSPFFIDQEYAIKVLKELFNYDIIE encoded by the coding sequence ATGGAAAAGTATACAGGGTTTTACATTGAAAAACCTACTGGAAATAATATTTTTTCTTATGAAGAAAGAGAAAACAAAAAAATTTATGTCCCTAAGTTAATAGAAGCCGATTTGAGTGCTGTTGTAGTAGGAGATGAAATAGTATTCAATGAAATCGATGAAGATGTTGAGATAAAGGCTAAAGGGCTTAAAAATATAGTTAAATATAATATTAATAATAAAGATGTTTACATATTTGATAATCACAATCACGCATTTTACTTTTGGCTTAAAAGTTTAAGTAAAAAGAGTTTTAATAAAGGTTGTAAGTTAGTACACGTAGATCAACATAAGGATATGAGAGAACCTGAAAATTATGATGTAGATATTTTAAATATTGATGATGTATTTAGATATACTAATGAAGTTCTAAATGTAGGTAACTTTATAAAACCTGCTCTTAAGCATAATGTTTTTTCTGAAGTTATTATAATTGATAGTTCTTATGGATTTGATTTGGATATAGATGGGGAATATGTACTAGATATAGATTTAGATATATTCTCAAAAGATATGGACTATATAGCATATGAAACTAAGATTTCAAAAATAAAAGATCTTATAAAAAATACTAAGGTAATAACTATAGCAAGTAGCCCATTTTTTATAGACCAAGAGTATGCTATAAAAGTGTTAAAAGAATTATTTAATTATGATATAATAGAGTAG
- a CDS encoding pseudouridine-5'-phosphate glycosidase → MLEKYLQVHPEVKKAIEAGEPVVALESTIISHGMPYPKNVEMAKNVSKIIRENGAIPATIAIIDGVLKVGLTEEEIEFLGTSKDVVKASRRDLPFIISKKLNGATTVATTMILADLAGVKVFATGGIGGVHRGAQETFDISADLQELANTDVAVICAGAKSILDIGLTLEYLETNGVPVIGFGTDEFPAFYTRRSGFGVDYRVDSSMEVATALKAKWDLNLKGGMVIGNPIPNEFEMDYNTITNAIETALKEAEENNIAGKKVTPFLLDKVKTITAGKSLESNIELVYNNAKIAAQIAKDLADINK, encoded by the coding sequence ATGTTAGAAAAATATTTACAAGTACATCCAGAAGTTAAAAAAGCTATAGAAGCAGGAGAACCTGTAGTTGCATTAGAGTCAACTATAATATCTCATGGAATGCCTTATCCAAAAAATGTAGAGATGGCTAAAAATGTTAGTAAAATAATAAGAGAAAATGGTGCAATTCCAGCTACAATTGCTATAATAGATGGAGTTTTAAAAGTTGGTCTTACTGAAGAAGAAATAGAGTTCTTAGGAACGAGTAAAGATGTTGTTAAAGCTAGTAGAAGAGATTTACCTTTCATAATATCTAAAAAATTAAATGGAGCTACTACTGTTGCTACTACAATGATATTAGCTGACTTAGCTGGTGTTAAAGTGTTTGCTACAGGTGGTATAGGTGGTGTTCACAGAGGCGCACAAGAAACATTTGATATATCTGCTGATTTACAAGAATTAGCTAATACAGATGTTGCTGTTATATGTGCTGGTGCTAAATCTATATTAGATATAGGTTTAACATTAGAATACTTAGAAACTAACGGAGTACCAGTAATAGGATTTGGTACAGATGAATTCCCTGCATTCTATACTAGAAGAAGTGGATTCGGTGTTGACTACAGAGTTGATTCTTCTATGGAAGTAGCTACTGCTTTAAAAGCTAAATGGGACTTGAATTTAAAAGGTGGGATGGTTATAGGTAACCCAATCCCAAATGAATTTGAAATGGACTACAATACTATAACTAATGCTATAGAAACTGCTTTAAAAGAAGCTGAAGAAAATAATATAGCAGGTAAAAAAGTTACTCCTTTCTTATTAGATAAAGTTAAGACTATAACTGCTGGTAAAAGTTTAGAGTCTAACATAGAATTAGTATATAACAATGCTAAGATAGCTGCTCAAATAGCTAAAGACTTAGCTGATATAAATAAATAA
- a CDS encoding RluA family pseudouridine synthase: MIKVLYEDNHLLVVEKPVNILSQGDDTNDKDMVNLLKQYVKEKYNKPGNVYIGLVHRLDRPVGGAMVFAKTSKAASRLSEQVRNKTFKKTYRAVIHGTMPKEKDVLKDYLYKNKKNNMVSVVRKDHKEAKNAELSYETLGKKEGFSLVEIDLKTGRSHQIRVQFASRKHPLFGDQRYGQNVNKVGQQISLWSHKIEIEHPTTKEKMEFICEPPQEYPWNLF; the protein is encoded by the coding sequence ATGATTAAGGTTTTGTATGAAGATAATCATTTGTTAGTAGTAGAAAAACCAGTAAATATATTATCACAAGGTGATGATACTAATGATAAGGATATGGTTAATCTTCTAAAACAATATGTAAAAGAAAAATATAATAAACCAGGAAATGTATATATAGGATTAGTTCATAGGCTAGATAGACCGGTAGGAGGTGCTATGGTATTTGCAAAAACATCAAAAGCAGCCTCTAGACTATCTGAACAAGTAAGAAATAAAACTTTCAAAAAAACATACAGAGCGGTTATACATGGAACAATGCCTAAAGAAAAAGATGTTTTAAAAGACTATCTTTATAAAAATAAAAAAAATAATATGGTTAGTGTAGTTAGAAAAGATCATAAAGAAGCTAAAAATGCTGAGTTAAGTTATGAAACTTTAGGTAAAAAAGAAGGTTTTAGTTTAGTAGAAATTGATTTGAAAACTGGAAGGTCTCATCAAATTAGAGTACAGTTTGCAAGCAGGAAGCACCCTTTATTTGGAGATCAAAGATATGGTCAGAATGTAAATAAAGTAGGCCAACAAATATCATTATGGTCTCATAAGATAGAAATAGAGCATCCTACTACTAAAGAAAAAATGGAGTTTATATGTGAACCACCACAAGAATATCCATGGAATTTATTTTAA
- the carA gene encoding glutamine-hydrolyzing carbamoyl-phosphate synthase small subunit has protein sequence MRGRLILQDGTIFEGKAFGYLKDNVGEVVFNTSMTGYGEVLTDPSYYGQIVTMTYPLIGNYGINLEDVESKGVHVKGFIVREKSDTPNNFRCEMDLDTYLKQNKIIGLEGIDTRALTKILRNNGTMKGIITLEGASIEDVQSKLDAFSNTLAVKTVTRKEVEYIAGEGTKVAVMDFGVKQNILRSFAARGCDITVFPATTKPEEILEINPDLIFLSNGPGDPEDLEDVIENIKELVGKKPIAGICLGHQLLALTLGGKTAKLKFGHRGGNHPVKDLEQNKVFITSQNHGYYVSEIPENMVVTHVNLNDNTVEGMKHTELPIYSVQYHPEACPGPKDNDYIFDRFLELV, from the coding sequence ATGAGAGGGAGATTAATATTACAAGACGGAACTATATTTGAAGGAAAGGCCTTTGGATATTTAAAAGACAACGTAGGGGAGGTAGTATTCAATACCTCTATGACTGGGTATGGAGAAGTATTAACAGATCCTTCATATTATGGTCAAATAGTTACAATGACTTACCCACTTATAGGAAACTATGGAATAAACCTAGAAGATGTAGAGTCAAAAGGTGTTCATGTAAAAGGATTTATAGTTAGAGAAAAAAGTGATACGCCAAACAACTTTAGATGTGAAATGGATTTAGACACATATTTAAAGCAAAATAAGATTATAGGATTAGAAGGCATAGATACAAGAGCATTAACCAAGATACTAAGAAATAATGGAACTATGAAAGGCATAATAACTTTAGAAGGAGCTTCAATAGAAGATGTTCAATCTAAGCTAGATGCATTTTCAAACACTTTAGCAGTAAAAACAGTAACTAGAAAAGAAGTTGAATATATAGCTGGAGAAGGAACTAAAGTAGCTGTTATGGATTTTGGAGTTAAGCAAAATATACTAAGATCATTTGCAGCTCGCGGATGTGATATAACAGTATTTCCAGCAACAACTAAGCCAGAAGAAATATTAGAGATAAATCCAGATTTAATATTCTTATCTAACGGACCTGGAGATCCAGAAGATTTAGAAGATGTTATAGAAAACATAAAAGAATTAGTTGGAAAAAAACCAATAGCAGGAATATGCTTAGGTCACCAACTTTTAGCATTAACGCTAGGTGGAAAAACAGCTAAACTAAAGTTTGGTCATAGGGGTGGAAATCATCCAGTAAAGGACTTAGAACAAAATAAAGTGTTTATAACATCTCAAAATCATGGGTACTACGTTTCTGAAATACCAGAGAATATGGTAGTAACTCATGTAAATTTAAATGATAACACTGTAGAGGGTATGAAACATACAGAGCTGCCAATATACAGTGTGCAATATCATCCAGAGGCTTGTCCAGGGCCAAAAGACAACGATTATATATTTGATAGATTCTTAGAATTAGTATAG
- a CDS encoding nitroreductase family protein — MELYDAIFYRRTIKNYSNKNISAPLMEEVKNICNDITYLNEELKIKANVIERGHLIHFLMGKKCNIKAPHYIVVTSNKGEDYLQNIGFAMEKVVLHLTTLGLGTSWLECDIKKEDIIDIERVENYELDYGSSIDKKNEELEEEQQENINHNDDEQPCILIAFGYPEKQEVLFKSIDGRKDRKPLKKISKKMDRKWIKVLNAVRVSPSVKNMQPWMFYSTKTAINLYEEKPKKNLEDMSKVSMGIALRHFDMACEKYNIPVEYIKSNAKKKLGKQYYISIIEK, encoded by the coding sequence ATGGAGTTATATGATGCTATTTTTTATAGAAGAACTATAAAAAATTATTCAAATAAAAATATAAGCGCACCTTTGATGGAAGAAGTTAAAAATATATGTAATGATATAACTTATCTAAACGAAGAGTTAAAAATAAAGGCTAATGTAATAGAAAGAGGTCATTTAATTCATTTCTTGATGGGAAAAAAGTGTAATATAAAAGCACCACATTATATAGTAGTAACATCTAATAAAGGTGAAGATTACTTGCAAAATATAGGTTTTGCAATGGAAAAAGTAGTCCTACATTTAACCACTTTAGGTTTGGGAACTAGTTGGTTAGAATGCGATATAAAAAAGGAAGATATAATAGATATTGAACGTGTTGAAAATTATGAGCTAGATTACGGAAGTTCTATTGATAAAAAAAATGAAGAACTAGAAGAAGAACAGCAAGAAAATATAAATCATAATGATGATGAACAGCCATGTATATTAATAGCGTTTGGATATCCTGAAAAACAAGAAGTCTTATTTAAATCTATAGATGGAAGAAAAGATCGTAAGCCTTTAAAGAAAATTTCTAAAAAAATGGATAGAAAATGGATTAAAGTATTAAATGCAGTTAGGGTATCTCCATCCGTTAAAAATATGCAACCATGGATGTTTTATAGTACCAAAACAGCTATAAATTTATACGAAGAAAAGCCTAAAAAAAACTTGGAAGATATGAGTAAAGTAAGTATGGGGATTGCACTAAGGCATTTTGATATGGCATGTGAAAAATATAATATACCAGTGGAATATATAAAATCAAATGCAAAGAAAAAACTTGGAAAGCAGTATTATATAAGTATAATAGAAAAATAA
- a CDS encoding RsiV family protein, whose protein sequence is MRNSEKNNGCLYNLLYVRFNEDMGRDEFFSYNLQYPTLYNFKNTYFNVDPNLLNGLNSTLKEDVYTFKNGLAEEEKQANSSASQNALPKKHYRVVSSYAVTFNKNHILSNILNLMGFPGEFGPIYNQINNYNFDLLTGNRIYLEDIFKPGVDYIKLVSDYVNYKVNQDKSLYYEDEPIEIPDDQAFYLTDDGIVIYFELDEIAPEEFGIPKFKISFEKFSQYINPRYYCSPDNVVSTRRKNRHTRR, encoded by the coding sequence ATGAGAAATTCTGAAAAAAATAATGGTTGTCTATATAATTTGTTATATGTAAGATTTAATGAGGATATGGGAAGAGACGAGTTTTTCTCTTATAACTTACAATATCCAACTTTATATAATTTTAAAAATACTTACTTTAACGTAGATCCTAATTTACTTAATGGCCTAAATTCTACTCTAAAGGAAGATGTGTACACTTTTAAAAACGGATTAGCTGAAGAAGAAAAACAAGCTAATAGTTCAGCATCACAAAACGCATTGCCAAAGAAACATTATAGGGTTGTTAGTAGCTATGCAGTTACATTCAATAAAAATCATATCTTAAGTAATATATTAAATTTAATGGGATTTCCTGGAGAATTTGGACCTATATATAATCAAATAAATAACTATAACTTTGATTTATTAACAGGAAATAGAATTTACTTAGAAGATATATTTAAACCTGGTGTTGACTATATAAAACTTGTAAGTGACTACGTAAACTATAAAGTTAATCAAGATAAATCTCTATATTATGAAGATGAACCTATCGAAATACCTGATGATCAAGCATTCTACTTAACAGATGATGGAATCGTTATTTACTTTGAATTAGATGAAATAGCACCTGAAGAATTTGGAATTCCTAAGTTTAAAATTTCCTTTGAAAAGTTTTCACAATATATAAATCCACGATATTATTGTTCCCCTGATAATGTAGTATCTACAAGAAGAAAAAACAGACATACTAGAAGATAA
- the carB gene encoding carbamoyl-phosphate synthase large subunit, protein MPKIDSIKKTLVLGSGPIIIGQAAEFDYSGTQACQALKEEGIEVVLINSNPATIMTDKEVADKIYIEPLTIEFIEKIIEKERPDSLLAGMGGQTALNLAVELHDAKILEKYGVKIIGTSVESIKKGEDRDTFRDVMKQINQPVVVSDIVNDLESGLDFAEKIGYPVVVRPAYTLGGTGGGIAETVEELTEILTQGLQLSPVNQVLLEKSIKGWKEIEYEVIRDGNGNCITVCNMENIDPVGVHTGDSIVVAPSQTLSDKEYQMLRKASIDIINAIEVEGGCNVQIALNPNSLEYAIIEINPRVSRSSALASKATGYPIAKVAAKIALGYTLDEIENAVTKKTYACFEPTLDYVVVKIPKWPFDKFKQANRKLGTKMMATGEIMSIGSNFESAMLKGIRSLEIGKYSLVHAQSEEKSLEELKASVVVPDDERLFDLAEMIRRGYKVGMIEQITGVDKWFINKFKWIVEQEEKLRGMKIEDLNKDYLLELKKKGFSDKGIADLMKISPERLCELRKLYNIQPAYKMVDTCGGEFDALSPYYYSTYEQYDEVEVSDRKKVIVLGSGPIRIGQGIEFDYCSVHCVKSLRNMGIETIIVNNNPETVSTDFDTSDKLYFEPLTEEEVLNIIEKENPDGVILQFGGQTAIKLAKFLDEKKIKILGTDFTDIDAAEDREKFEELLEKLDINRPKGKAIWSVEEGIKEADKLGYPVLVRPSYVLGGQGMEINYDENKLARYLESAFQRDKKNPVLIDKYLTGREIEVDAICDGKDILIPGIMEHLERAGVHSGDSITMYPSQNISDEIKDKILDYTKKIALELNVLGMVNIQFIEFKNELYVIEVNPRASRTVPYISKVSNVPIIDLATKCMLGDKLEDLGYGTGVYKEPKLISVKVPVFSMSKLAKVDVSLGPEMKSTGEVLGVGETLEEALYKGFLAAGKTMSDKKGVVLATINNYDKEEFIEIAKDMNEIGYTFVATEGTAKTLRDNGIEADIVNRVEEARPNILDVIRNKQVDIVINTPTKGNDSTRDGFKIRRTATEFSTEVMTSLDTLKALVEVKKKKISNDGLEVYNIAK, encoded by the coding sequence ATGCCTAAAATAGATAGTATAAAAAAGACATTAGTATTAGGATCAGGACCTATAATCATAGGGCAAGCAGCAGAATTTGATTATTCAGGAACACAAGCTTGCCAAGCTTTAAAAGAAGAAGGAATAGAAGTTGTATTAATAAATAGTAACCCAGCTACTATAATGACTGATAAAGAAGTAGCGGATAAAATATATATAGAACCATTAACCATTGAATTTATAGAAAAAATCATAGAAAAAGAAAGACCGGATAGTTTATTAGCAGGAATGGGTGGACAAACAGCTCTTAATTTAGCTGTTGAATTACATGATGCTAAAATATTAGAAAAGTATGGTGTAAAAATAATAGGTACATCTGTTGAATCTATAAAAAAAGGTGAAGATAGAGATACTTTCAGAGACGTTATGAAGCAAATAAACCAACCAGTAGTAGTAAGTGATATAGTAAATGACTTGGAAAGTGGACTTGATTTTGCAGAGAAAATTGGATATCCAGTTGTAGTTAGACCTGCTTATACACTAGGAGGAACTGGTGGTGGTATAGCTGAAACAGTTGAAGAACTTACAGAGATACTTACACAAGGATTACAATTAAGTCCAGTTAATCAAGTGTTGCTTGAAAAGAGTATAAAAGGTTGGAAGGAAATTGAATACGAAGTAATAAGAGATGGTAATGGAAACTGCATAACTGTATGTAATATGGAAAATATAGATCCTGTTGGAGTTCATACAGGAGATAGTATAGTTGTAGCACCTAGCCAAACTCTAAGTGATAAAGAATACCAAATGCTTAGAAAAGCATCAATAGATATAATAAATGCGATAGAAGTTGAGGGTGGGTGTAATGTACAGATAGCATTAAATCCTAATAGTTTAGAATATGCAATAATAGAGATAAACCCAAGGGTTTCTAGATCATCAGCTTTAGCATCAAAAGCTACTGGTTATCCAATAGCTAAAGTTGCAGCTAAAATAGCTTTAGGATATACATTAGATGAAATTGAAAATGCAGTAACAAAGAAAACTTATGCATGTTTTGAACCTACACTAGATTATGTAGTAGTAAAAATACCAAAGTGGCCATTTGATAAATTTAAGCAAGCTAACAGAAAGCTAGGTACTAAGATGATGGCAACTGGTGAAATAATGAGTATAGGAAGCAACTTTGAATCAGCTATGTTAAAGGGGATTAGATCTCTAGAAATAGGTAAATATTCATTAGTTCATGCTCAATCTGAAGAAAAAAGCTTAGAAGAATTAAAGGCAAGTGTAGTTGTACCAGATGATGAAAGATTATTCGATCTAGCTGAAATGATAAGAAGAGGTTATAAAGTAGGAATGATAGAACAGATCACTGGAGTAGACAAGTGGTTTATAAATAAATTTAAATGGATAGTAGAGCAAGAAGAGAAATTAAGAGGAATGAAAATAGAAGATTTAAATAAAGATTATCTTCTAGAATTAAAGAAAAAAGGATTCTCTGATAAAGGTATAGCAGATTTAATGAAAATAAGTCCTGAAAGATTATGTGAATTAAGAAAGCTATACAACATACAACCAGCATATAAAATGGTTGATACTTGTGGGGGAGAATTTGATGCATTATCTCCATACTACTATTCAACATATGAGCAGTATGACGAAGTTGAAGTAAGTGATAGAAAAAAAGTAATAGTTTTAGGTTCTGGTCCAATAAGAATAGGTCAAGGTATTGAATTTGATTACTGCTCAGTACACTGTGTAAAATCGTTAAGAAACATGGGAATCGAGACTATAATAGTTAATAATAATCCAGAAACAGTAAGTACAGATTTTGATACATCAGATAAATTATACTTTGAACCACTAACAGAAGAAGAAGTATTAAATATAATAGAAAAAGAAAATCCAGACGGAGTGATATTACAGTTTGGAGGTCAAACAGCTATAAAGTTAGCTAAGTTCTTAGATGAAAAGAAAATAAAAATATTAGGAACTGACTTTACAGATATAGATGCAGCAGAAGACAGAGAAAAATTTGAAGAATTATTAGAAAAACTAGATATAAATAGACCAAAAGGAAAGGCTATATGGTCAGTTGAGGAAGGAATTAAAGAAGCTGATAAGTTAGGATATCCAGTACTTGTTAGACCATCTTACGTACTTGGTGGTCAAGGTATGGAAATAAATTATGATGAAAATAAATTGGCTAGATATTTAGAAAGTGCATTCCAAAGGGATAAAAAAAATCCTGTACTTATAGATAAGTACTTAACGGGTAGAGAAATAGAAGTAGATGCTATATGTGACGGTAAAGATATATTAATACCAGGTATAATGGAACACTTAGAAAGAGCAGGAGTTCATTCTGGAGATAGTATAACAATGTATCCGAGTCAAAATATATCTGATGAAATAAAAGATAAGATATTAGATTATACTAAAAAAATAGCATTAGAGCTAAATGTTCTTGGAATGGTGAATATACAGTTTATAGAATTTAAAAATGAATTATATGTAATAGAAGTTAATCCAAGAGCAAGTAGAACAGTACCATATATAAGTAAGGTAAGTAATGTACCTATAATAGACTTAGCTACTAAATGTATGCTAGGCGATAAGTTAGAAGATTTAGGCTATGGAACAGGTGTATATAAAGAGCCTAAGTTAATATCAGTAAAGGTCCCAGTTTTCTCTATGTCAAAGCTTGCCAAAGTTGATGTAAGCTTAGGACCTGAAATGAAATCAACAGGAGAAGTTTTAGGGGTTGGAGAAACATTAGAAGAAGCACTATACAAAGGATTTTTAGCGGCAGGGAAGACTATGTCAGATAAAAAAGGTGTAGTACTTGCAACTATAAACAATTATGACAAAGAAGAATTTATAGAAATAGCTAAAGATATGAATGAAATAGGGTACACTTTCGTAGCAACTGAAGGAACGGCTAAAACATTAAGAGATAATGGAATAGAAGCAGATATAGTTAATAGGGTAGAAGAAGCAAGACCTAATATATTGGATGTTATAAGGAATAAACAAGTTGATATAGTAATAAATACTCCGACAAAAGGAAATGACTCTACCAGAGATGGATTTAAAATAAGAAGAACTGCCACAGAGTTCTCAACAGAAGTAATGACATCTCTAGATACATTAAAAGCTTTAGTTGAGGTAAAGAAAAAGAAAATATCAAATGATGGTTTAGAAGTGTATAATATAGCAAAATAA
- a CDS encoding class I SAM-dependent methyltransferase encodes MLILADKWKDYELIDMGNGEKLERWGDIVLRRPDPQVMWPIPNESGLWKNPHGHYHRSNRGGGQWEQKKKYPEKWTISYKELKFNISPTGFKHTGLFPEQAANWDWSMDMIRKAGRPIKVLNLFAYTGGATVACAAAGAEVCHVDASKGMVTWAKENLNTSGLGDRKVRFIVDDVVKFVEREIRRGNKYDAIIMDPPSYGRGPKGEVWQIEEKLYGLVDLCTKVLSDDPLFFLINSYTTGLSPIILEHILDATVAKKARGGNIYAGEIGIPTSRDGKVLPCGIFGRWESK; translated from the coding sequence ATGTTAATATTAGCAGATAAATGGAAAGATTATGAACTTATAGATATGGGTAACGGAGAAAAATTAGAACGTTGGGGAGATATAGTTTTAAGAAGACCAGATCCTCAAGTTATGTGGCCGATACCAAATGAAAGTGGCTTATGGAAAAATCCTCATGGACACTACCACAGAAGTAATAGAGGTGGAGGACAATGGGAGCAAAAAAAGAAATATCCAGAAAAATGGACTATAAGCTATAAAGAATTAAAGTTTAATATAAGTCCTACAGGATTTAAGCATACAGGATTATTCCCAGAGCAAGCTGCTAACTGGGATTGGTCAATGGACATGATAAGAAAAGCAGGTAGACCTATAAAAGTACTTAATTTATTTGCATATACTGGTGGAGCTACAGTAGCGTGTGCAGCAGCAGGTGCAGAAGTATGTCACGTAGATGCATCTAAAGGAATGGTTACTTGGGCTAAAGAAAACTTAAATACATCAGGCCTTGGAGATAGAAAAGTAAGATTTATAGTAGATGATGTTGTTAAGTTTGTTGAAAGAGAAATAAGAAGAGGAAATAAATATGATGCTATAATAATGGATCCACCTTCTTATGGAAGAGGTCCAAAAGGTGAAGTATGGCAAATAGAAGAAAAATTATATGGATTAGTCGACTTATGTACAAAAGTATTATCAGATGACCCATTATTCTTCTTAATAAACTCGTATACAACTGGATTATCTCCAATAATACTTGAACATATATTAGATGCTACAGTAGCTAAAAAGGCTAGAGGCGGAAATATATATGCAGGGGAAATAGGAATACCTACATCTAGAGATGGAAAAGTTCTTCCTTGTGGTATATTTGGTAGATGGGAGTCTAAGTAA
- the pyrF gene encoding orotidine-5'-phosphate decarboxylase: MINGKEKLIVAIDTAEFDKAKKLIDTLEDSVDIFKVGLEQYVATRGKTVDYLKEKGKKIFLDLKFHDIPNTMESAVRAAVRDNVWLMTIHVSDMEGMRRCAIAAKEEAEKLNIEKPIIVGVTVLTSLSDKDLQDIGCNMNTEELAIKRAKLAKEAGIDGIVCSAQEVHKIVEACGTDFVTVCPGIRPASSEAGDQKRVVTPKDAINRGAHYLVVGRPITKAENPSKSAKSITEEIENA; the protein is encoded by the coding sequence ATGATAAATGGTAAAGAAAAATTAATAGTTGCAATTGATACTGCTGAATTTGATAAAGCAAAAAAATTAATAGACACATTAGAAGATAGTGTAGATATATTTAAAGTTGGTCTAGAGCAATATGTAGCTACTAGAGGAAAAACAGTAGATTATTTAAAAGAAAAGGGAAAAAAAATATTCTTAGATCTTAAATTCCATGACATCCCAAATACTATGGAAAGTGCTGTAAGGGCAGCTGTAAGAGATAATGTATGGTTAATGACTATACATGTATCTGATATGGAAGGTATGAGAAGATGTGCAATAGCTGCAAAGGAAGAAGCAGAAAAATTAAACATAGAAAAACCAATAATAGTAGGAGTAACAGTTTTAACTTCATTAAGTGATAAAGATTTACAAGATATAGGATGTAACATGAACACTGAAGAATTAGCTATAAAAAGAGCAAAGTTAGCTAAAGAAGCAGGAATAGATGGAATAGTTTGTTCAGCACAAGAAGTTCATAAAATAGTTGAAGCATGTGGAACAGACTTTGTAACAGTATGCCCAGGAATAAGACCAGCCTCATCTGAAGCAGGAGACCAAAAAAGAGTAGTAACTCCAAAGGATGCAATAAATAGAGGAGCGCACTATTTAGTAGTTGGAAGACCTATAACTAAAGCTGAAAATCCAAGTAAATCAGCAAAAAGCATAACAGAAGAAATAGAAAATGCTTAG